From a single Glycine soja cultivar W05 chromosome 19, ASM419377v2, whole genome shotgun sequence genomic region:
- the LOC114400778 gene encoding probable inactive leucine-rich repeat receptor-like protein kinase At3g03770 → MRHFCYLYLVVLSWFLFIPNTHELQAAQTQALFQLRVYLEYPSSLQIWENYNWDLCSISPSANLSIKCEDDEVTELKIMGEKSEKPPMFNGFADPNQTLSMNFSIDSFFTTLTRLTSLRVLSLVSLGIWGPLPDKIHRFSSLQVLDLSSNFIFGAIPQKLSTMVKLHALTLDDNYFNTTMPDWFDSLSNLNILSVKSNGLKGSFPSSLCKIKTLEVISLSHNELSGELPDLGSLTGLHVLDLRENHLESELPLFPKSVVTVLLSNNSFSGDIPKQFGELDQLQHLDLSSNHLSKTPPSTLFSSPKISYLNLANNVLSGALQDKLSCGGKLGFVDISSNKLSGGLPSCLANTTDGRVVRYAGNCLSLDSQNQNSGSYCRESSSGWKNLKKWKVAAAMAIIVGLVLVVLVSGVFLWKKYHSRKKTGQEVLLKIVHDNSTTGVPSEILANARFISQTVKLGTQTTSTCRHFSIEELKEATKNFDLSTYIGQGSIGKLFKGKLENGSYVAIRSLALSKKCSIQNLRAKLDLLSKLQHPNLVSLLGHCIDGGGQDDPNSHKLHLVYEYVPNGNYRTHLSEFSVDKALKWSDRLTILIGIAKAVHFLHTGVIPGCFSNQLKTKNVLLDEHRIPKLSDYGMSIITEEIENFEAKGEKPKPCPRTKADDDVYNFGFILFESLVGPIACDKGETFFLNEKASFGSQDGRRKIVDPIVLTTCSQESLSIAISITTKCISPESSFRPSFEDVLWNLQYAAQVQATTDADHKSD, encoded by the exons ATGAGACATTTCTGTTACCTTTATCTTGTGGTTCTTTCATGGTTTTTGTTCATCCCCAACACTCATGAATTACAAGCAGCTCAGACTCAAGCCTTGTTCCAGTTAAGAGTTTATCTAGAGTACCCTTCTTCTCTTCAAATTTGGGAAAATTACAATTGGGACCTATGCAGTATTTCTCCCTCTGCAAATCTGAGCATTAAATGTGAGGATGATGAGGTAACTGAGCTTAAAATTATGGGAGAAAAGTCTGAGAAGCCGCCAATGTTCAATGGATTTGCAGATCCTAATCAGACACTATCCATGAATTTTTCCATTGATTCCTTTTTCACCACTCTGACAAGGTTGACCAGCTTAAGGGTTCTTAGCTTGGTGTCCTTGGGGATTTGGGGGCCACTTCCTGATAAGATTCACCGTTTCTCTTCTCTTCAAGTTTTGGACTTGAGCTCCAATTTCATATTTGGAGCCATCCCACAAAAATTATCCACAATGGTAAAGCTTCATGCACTGACCCTTGATGACAATTATTTTAACACCACTATGCCTGATTGGTTTGATTCCTTGTCTAATCTAAATATCTTGAGTGTGAAGAGCAATGGTTTAAAGGGTTCATTCCCCTCCTCACTATGCAAAATTAAGACACTTGAAGTGATTTCCTTGTCCCACAATGAGCTGTCTGGGGAATTACCTGATCTGGGTTCTCTCACTGGTCTACATGTTCTGGATTTAAGAGAAAACCATTTAGAATCTGAACTACCGTTGTTTCCTAAATCAGTGGTCACAGTTTTGCTTAGCAATAACTCATTCTCAGGAGATATACCTAAGCAGTTTGGTGAATTAGATCAGCTTCAACATCTAGATCTGTCTTCAAATCACCTCAGTAAGACACCGCCATCTACCTTGTTTTCTTCGCCcaaaataagttatttgaatCTGGCAAACAATGTGCTAAGTGGGGCCCTCCAAGACAAACTTAGCTGTGGGGGCAAACTTGGGTTTGTGGACATTTCTAGTAACAAGTTAAGTGGTGGACTTCCTTCTTGCTTGGCCAATACTACTGATGGTAGAGTTGTCAGATATGCTGGAAACTGTTTATCTCTGGATTCTCAGAACCAAAATAGTGGGTCTTATTGTAGAGAATCTAGCTCTGGATGGAAGAACTTGAAGAAATGGAAAGTAGCTGCAGCAATGGCCATCATTGTTGGACTTGTTCTTGTGGTTTTGGTGTCTGGAGTCTTCTTATGGAAAAAAtatcattccagaaagaaaACTGGGCAGGAAGTGTTGCTAAAAATTGTTCACGATAACTCCACAACTGGGGTTCCATCTGAGATCCTTGCAAATGCTA GATTTATTTCTCAAACAGTGAAGCTAGGGACACAAACTACTTCAACCTGTCGACATTTTTCGATAGAGGAATTGAAGGAAGCCACAAAAAACTTTGACTTGTCAACTTATATTGGTCAAGGCTCCATAGGGAAG CTGTTCAAAGGTAAACTAGAGAATGGATCCTACGTGGCGATACGATCTTTGGCTCTGTCAAAGAAATGCTCTATTCAAAATCTTAGAGCTAAATTGGATTTActctcaaagcttcaacatccAAATTTGGTTAGCCTTTTGGGCCATTGTATTGATGGTGGTGGACAAGATGATCCCAATTCCCACAAGCTTCATCTTGTATATGAGTATGTGCCAAATGGGAATTATCGTACACATCTCTCAG AATTTTCTGTAGATAAGGCACTTAAGTGGTCTGATAGATTGACAATTTTAATTGGAATTGCAAAGGCAGTGCATTTCTTACATACTGGTGTTATACCTGGCTGTTTTAGTAACCAACTAAAGACAAAGAATGTCTTACTTGATGAACACCGCATTCCAAAACTGAGTGACTATGGTATGTCCATCATCACagaagaaattgaaaattttgag GCAAAGGGTGAGAAACCAAAACCATG CCCACGGACCAAAGCGGACGATGATGTTTATAATTTTGGATTCATATTGTTTGAATCACTTGTTGGACCCATAGCATGCGACAAAGGTGAAACATTTTTTCTAAATGAAAag GCATCCTTTGGCAGTCAAGATGGTCGAAGAAAGATTGTGGATCCTATAGTGTTGACCACTTGCTCTCAAGAGTCATTATCAATTGCAATCTCAATAACAACTAAATGCATATCTCCAGAATCTTCATTTCGTCCCTCTTTTGAGGATGTCCTATGGAACTTACAGTATGCAGCTCAAGTCCAAGCCACAACAGATGCTGACCACAAATCAGATTAA